A genome region from Candidatus Saganbacteria bacterium includes the following:
- a CDS encoding EamA family transporter, which translates to MKILFGIFTVGFLVAFGQVSLKIGSKLIQGTRISLPLFADLIKNPFILFGGFSFAAGFLLWIMILSKANLGTAYPVMMGTEFSLIVLFSYFLLKEPMNIGKIIGIMVIFIGIIIVSKNL; encoded by the coding sequence ATGAAGATACTTTTCGGAATATTCACCGTAGGATTTCTAGTGGCTTTTGGACAGGTATCGCTCAAAATAGGGTCAAAACTTATTCAGGGAACTAGAATATCCCTGCCGCTGTTTGCGGATCTGATAAAGAACCCCTTCATATTATTCGGCGGCTTTTCTTTTGCCGCGGGATTTCTCCTTTGGATAATGATACTTTCTAAGGCCAATCTCGGGACCGCTTATCCCGTGATGATGGGCACGGAGTTTTCATTGATAGTCCTTTTTTCGTACTTTCTTCTTAAAGAGCCTATGAACATCGGAAAGATCATCGGGATCATGGTCATCTTTATCGGAATTATAATCGTATCAAAGAACTTATAA
- a CDS encoding Wzz/FepE/Etk N-terminal domain-containing protein, translating to MDDEINIKEIAAILARWWKLIAAAVLLFGASAFILSSIAKPVYEAKAKILMRASGGGSSLGALSGLASIAGINIGAGGAGELQGLIDSRKVQDYVSEDLINSRNVTEFVSKEVATLFADGKPADMGKMTAKLEGSYFVITVRHKDPYAAQLISNAYVPALSLYWNSLNASEAKKKIEYIEKEMPKIQAQLKTAEERLKSLTYLNDTQSAIETVEILRAKREVEILNSVYMMLRNQYETAKLDAAKEISPFSDVEPAFLPAYPVSSKTPFNTAIGFIMGLFAGVFAAFTADFLFPKKKG from the coding sequence ATGGATGATGAAATAAATATTAAAGAAATAGCAGCGATACTCGCCAGATGGTGGAAGCTTATCGCCGCGGCCGTTCTGTTGTTCGGAGCCTCTGCTTTCATTCTCTCCTCCATCGCAAAGCCGGTCTATGAGGCCAAAGCAAAGATACTGATGAGGGCTTCAGGAGGCGGTTCTTCTTTGGGCGCTCTGTCCGGTCTGGCAAGCATTGCCGGAATAAATATCGGTGCGGGCGGGGCCGGAGAATTACAGGGTCTTATAGACAGCCGCAAAGTGCAGGATTATGTATCCGAGGACCTGATCAACAGCCGCAATGTTACGGAGTTTGTTTCAAAGGAAGTCGCTACTTTGTTTGCGGACGGAAAACCTGCTGACATGGGGAAAATGACAGCCAAGCTCGAAGGCAGTTATTTTGTTATCACAGTGAGACACAAGGATCCGTATGCAGCGCAGCTGATAAGCAATGCCTATGTGCCGGCTCTTTCTCTTTACTGGAACAGTTTGAATGCATCGGAAGCCAAGAAGAAGATCGAGTATATAGAAAAAGAAATGCCAAAAATACAGGCGCAACTGAAAACTGCCGAAGAAAGACTTAAGAGCCTGACGTATTTAAATGATACCCAGAGTGCGATTGAGACTGTCGAGATATTAAGGGCTAAAAGAGAAGTTGAGATACTAAACTCAGTATATATGATGCTAAGAAATCAATACGAGACCGCCAAGCTTGACGCGGCCAAAGAGATCTCTCCTTTTTCAGATGTGGAGCCGGCTTTTTTGCCTGCCTATCCTGTATCTTCCAAGACCCCCTTTAACACTGCAATCGGGTTCATAATGGGTTTGTTTGCCGGAGTCTTTGCGGCCTTTACAGCAGATTTTCTGTTTCCCAAGAAAAAAGGCTGA
- a CDS encoding NAD(P)/FAD-dependent oxidoreductase translates to MEKIKYSIIGAGVIGLAVAYALSQDQNGEIAVFEKNDTFGQETSSRNSEVIHAGIYYVKDSLKSRLCMDGNKLLYEFCEKNAVKHKKCGKLIVATDGEEVKKIEKIYANAVSMGVPGLKLIGQDEIKKYEPEVSALGAVYSKTTGIIDSHGLMQKLYDLAKKNRVMFSFKNEVIGIRKEKNGYVIKPLQGDEVLSEFVINCAGLAGDKTAETAGFDIDKLGYRLHYCKGDYFAVPGANGRLSHLVYPPPHDKGYGLGVHATIDLSGRIRLGPDTTYVDSIGYDIDPAKAIDFFSSAKKFLPWLEEKMVVPDTSGMRPKLQGPDDGIRDFVVKEESDNGFPGFINLIGIESPGLTSCPAIANLVSNLTGK, encoded by the coding sequence ATGGAAAAGATTAAATATTCAATAATCGGCGCAGGAGTAATAGGTCTGGCCGTAGCTTATGCCCTTTCTCAGGACCAGAACGGCGAGATCGCGGTTTTTGAGAAGAACGATACTTTTGGGCAGGAAACCAGCTCCCGCAACAGCGAGGTCATCCACGCGGGGATATATTATGTCAAGGATTCACTGAAGAGCAGACTGTGCATGGATGGCAATAAACTTCTCTATGAGTTCTGTGAAAAGAACGCTGTAAAGCACAAAAAATGCGGAAAGCTTATCGTGGCAACGGACGGAGAAGAAGTCAAAAAGATAGAGAAAATATATGCCAATGCTGTTTCAATGGGCGTGCCGGGATTAAAACTGATCGGGCAGGACGAAATAAAGAAATATGAGCCTGAGGTGTCCGCTTTAGGCGCTGTTTATTCAAAAACCACGGGAATAATCGACAGCCACGGGCTTATGCAAAAGCTTTATGATCTGGCTAAAAAAAACAGGGTGATGTTTTCTTTCAAAAATGAAGTTATCGGCATCAGGAAAGAAAAAAATGGTTATGTTATAAAACCCCTGCAGGGGGACGAGGTCTTATCTGAGTTTGTAATAAACTGTGCCGGACTTGCGGGCGACAAGACCGCTGAGACGGCCGGTTTTGATATAGACAAGCTCGGATACAGGCTCCATTACTGTAAAGGCGATTATTTTGCGGTCCCGGGTGCGAACGGCAGATTAAGTCATTTAGTATATCCTCCGCCTCATGATAAAGGATATGGCCTGGGAGTCCACGCGACCATCGATCTGTCGGGACGTATCAGGCTCGGTCCGGATACTACATATGTGGACAGCATCGGTTATGATATCGATCCGGCGAAAGCAATAGATTTCTTTTCATCCGCAAAGAAGTTTCTGCCTTGGCTTGAAGAAAAAATGGTAGTTCCGGACACTTCAGGAATGCGCCCTAAGCTCCAGGGGCCGGATGACGGGATAAGAGATTTTGTGGTCAAAGAGGAATCGGACAACGGATTCCCGGGATTTATTAACTTAATCGGGATAGAATCTCCCGGGCTCACAAGTTGCCCGGCTATTGCTAATCTGGTCTCAAATTTAACAGGCAAATAA
- a CDS encoding four helix bundle protein, producing MQKHDIYDRVTDFVVRVIKYSEKISKLFSGRIIAKQMVRSASSIGANMQEADGATTKKDFINKMGISRKEAQETRYWLDLLKKADIIKNHGNILELDNLHKESDEISKILSSIINKTIKNQ from the coding sequence ATGCAAAAACATGATATTTACGACAGAGTAACCGATTTTGTAGTAAGGGTTATTAAGTATTCAGAGAAAATATCAAAACTATTTTCGGGGAGAATTATTGCAAAACAAATGGTCCGGTCAGCGAGTTCCATCGGAGCGAATATGCAGGAGGCGGATGGTGCAACAACAAAAAAGGATTTTATAAACAAAATGGGCATCTCGAGAAAAGAAGCACAGGAAACCAGATACTGGTTAGACCTATTGAAAAAGGCTGACATTATCAAGAACCATGGCAATATTTTAGAGCTCGATAATTTGCATAAAGAGAGCGATGAAATTTCAAAGATCCTGAGCAGCATCATTAATAAGACGATTAAGAATCAATAA
- a CDS encoding MTAP family purine nucleoside phosphorylase: MTKIAIIGGSGLDNPDILDNPKEKKISNRFGHCTSPLITGKIDGTDVVILARHGKNHSISPTKINFLANMFALKEERCTHILAVTAVGSLRAEIKPGNLVFPSQFIDFTRHRNLTYFHDSVVHTSMSQPYDNAMTDILCKTCDEMGITYNKDVTVITIEGPRFSTKSESHMFRAWGADIINMSTCPEVILANELGMTIAMSTDYDCWKDDEAPVTYEMVMQRMKDNAEKVKKLLIKVAGRI; this comes from the coding sequence ATGACCAAAATAGCAATAATCGGCGGCTCGGGACTGGACAATCCGGATATCCTCGATAATCCAAAAGAAAAGAAGATATCCAACAGGTTTGGCCATTGCACTTCTCCCCTTATAACAGGAAAAATAGACGGGACGGATGTGGTCATCCTTGCAAGGCACGGAAAGAACCATTCAATTTCCCCCACTAAGATCAATTTTCTCGCTAATATGTTCGCCCTTAAAGAAGAAAGATGCACTCATATCCTGGCTGTGACCGCCGTGGGATCCCTCAGGGCAGAGATCAAACCCGGAAATTTGGTTTTTCCGTCACAGTTCATTGATTTTACAAGGCATAGGAACTTGACCTATTTCCATGACAGCGTTGTCCACACGTCCATGAGCCAGCCGTATGATAATGCCATGACCGACATATTATGCAAGACATGCGATGAGATGGGTATCACATACAACAAGGATGTGACCGTTATCACAATAGAAGGCCCGAGGTTCTCAACCAAGTCTGAAAGCCATATGTTCAGGGCCTGGGGCGCTGATATCATAAACATGTCTACATGCCCCGAGGTAATTCTTGCCAATGAGCTCGGCATGACTATCGCGATGTCTACCGATTATGACTGCTGGAAGGACGATGAAGCACCGGTCACTTATGAAATGGTGATGCAAAGGATGAAGGATAACGCCGAAAAAGTGAAGAAACTTCTGATCAAAGTGGCAGGGAGGATATAA
- the pseB gene encoding UDP-N-acetylglucosamine 4,6-dehydratase (inverting) encodes MSIFDGKTILITGGTGSFGNRFTEIICSEHKPEKVIIFSRDEFKQYEMQERLSGEKYKVLRFFIGDVRDKERLNRAMSNVDYVVHAAALKQVPAMEYNPSEAIKTNVFGAMNIIDCAIQNRVQKVIALSTDKACNPINLYGATKLCSDKLFVAGNHYTQGDKPRFSVVRYGNVVGSRGSVIPFFIEKKKTGVLPITDEKMTRFWITLEQGARFVIKSFERMFGGEIFVPKIPSMHIVDLARAIAPECKIEIIGIRPGEKLHEVMISDDDARNTVEIDFSYIIQPAFHWWGNSNHTNAKPVPEGFRFSSDTNTQWVTVEQLKQMIKEK; translated from the coding sequence ATGAGTATATTTGACGGAAAAACGATCTTGATCACAGGAGGCACGGGGTCTTTTGGGAACAGATTTACTGAAATTATCTGCTCGGAGCATAAACCGGAAAAAGTCATTATTTTCAGCAGGGACGAGTTTAAGCAATATGAAATGCAAGAAAGGCTGAGCGGTGAAAAATATAAAGTGCTCAGATTTTTTATCGGGGATGTGAGGGACAAAGAACGGTTGAACAGAGCTATGAGCAATGTGGATTATGTGGTGCATGCCGCCGCTTTAAAACAAGTGCCGGCGATGGAATATAATCCGTCGGAGGCGATAAAAACCAATGTATTTGGGGCAATGAATATAATAGACTGCGCGATACAAAACAGGGTCCAGAAAGTAATCGCTTTGAGCACCGATAAAGCGTGCAACCCCATCAATCTTTACGGGGCCACAAAACTTTGTTCAGACAAACTTTTTGTTGCGGGCAATCATTACACACAAGGAGATAAGCCCAGGTTTTCTGTTGTTAGATATGGAAATGTTGTCGGAAGCAGGGGAAGTGTTATTCCGTTTTTTATCGAGAAAAAGAAAACCGGCGTTCTTCCGATAACGGACGAGAAGATGACGAGGTTCTGGATCACGCTGGAGCAGGGGGCTAGATTTGTCATTAAGAGCTTTGAGAGGATGTTCGGAGGCGAGATATTTGTCCCGAAGATACCGAGCATGCACATCGTAGATCTGGCAAGAGCGATAGCCCCGGAATGCAAGATCGAGATTATCGGCATACGCCCGGGCGAAAAATTGCATGAAGTCATGATCTCCGATGATGACGCAAGAAACACGGTTGAAATTGATTTTTCATATATTATTCAACCCGCGTTCCACTGGTGGGGCAACAGCAACCATACAAACGCTAAGCCTGTTCCTGAAGGGTTTCGCTTCAGCAGCGATACGAATACGCAGTGGGTCACGGTTGAGCAGCTGAAACAAATGATAAAAGAAAAATGA
- a CDS encoding winged helix-turn-helix transcriptional regulator, whose product MDDNELKAISEIQRNSRASQRELSKILNLSLGMTNIILHRLMEKGYMKIKQLDGRKVQYFLTPKGLSEKLRRSRQYLQDTILNFEKIKELMKMAIVEKKEQGYSDFYIFGDWYLDHIIELGLKEIGDRSISCKRVDDLSGLKGKHAVLFCAGDVPAVLTGSGVIVVDIAKILS is encoded by the coding sequence ATGGACGATAACGAACTGAAGGCAATTTCTGAAATACAAAGAAATTCCAGAGCTTCCCAAAGGGAGCTGTCAAAAATTCTCAATTTATCGCTTGGCATGACAAATATCATCCTGCACCGTCTCATGGAAAAAGGATATATGAAAATAAAGCAGCTTGACGGAAGAAAAGTCCAGTATTTTCTTACTCCGAAAGGACTGAGCGAGAAGCTCCGGAGGTCAAGGCAGTATTTACAGGATACAATACTCAATTTCGAGAAGATCAAAGAATTGATGAAAATGGCAATAGTAGAAAAAAAGGAGCAGGGATACAGCGATTTTTATATTTTCGGGGATTGGTACCTTGATCATATAATTGAGCTCGGATTAAAAGAAATAGGCGACAGATCAATATCATGCAAACGCGTTGATGATCTTTCCGGTTTAAAAGGTAAACATGCGGTTTTGTTCTGCGCGGGAGATGTCCCTGCTGTTTTGACCGGCAGCGGGGTAATTGTTGTGGATATCGCAAAAATACTTTCGTAG
- a CDS encoding alcohol dehydrogenase catalytic domain-containing protein — MKAAQYHNNKDIRIIDIPVPKIGEGELLIKVISSGICGTDVMEWYRIKKAPRILGHEIAGEVVESRSDKFKVGQRVFVNHHVPCNSCKYCMAGNHTACETLHKGNYDPGGFSEFVRVPKINADAGTYLLPDSVSYDEGTMIEPLGCVVRGQRLIDIKKGQTVLILGSGFSGLMNIKMAKLKGAYVIATDINEFKLKKAKEYGADRIVNATTKLDIKADKIIVCTGAYQAIVQAFETIDRKGTILLFAIPDRNIEVPTVDFWRNEITMTSSYGAGPVDLEEALTLINNKKVDVKSFITHKFPLNDIQKGFDTAASAKDSMKVLIKP, encoded by the coding sequence ATGAAAGCAGCGCAGTATCATAACAATAAGGATATCAGGATCATCGATATTCCTGTTCCCAAAATAGGCGAGGGAGAACTTTTAATAAAGGTCATCTCGAGCGGTATTTGCGGGACGGATGTCATGGAATGGTACAGGATAAAAAAAGCCCCGAGGATACTGGGCCATGAGATCGCAGGAGAGGTTGTCGAATCAAGATCTGATAAATTCAAAGTTGGTCAGAGGGTCTTTGTAAACCACCACGTACCTTGCAACAGCTGTAAATACTGCATGGCCGGGAACCACACTGCCTGCGAGACATTGCACAAAGGTAATTATGATCCGGGCGGCTTTAGCGAATTTGTCAGGGTACCGAAAATAAATGCCGATGCCGGCACGTATTTGCTTCCAGATAGCGTTTCCTATGATGAGGGAACCATGATAGAGCCGCTGGGTTGTGTAGTCCGCGGTCAGAGGTTGATCGACATTAAAAAAGGACAAACAGTCCTGATCCTGGGAAGCGGATTTTCCGGGCTCATGAATATCAAAATGGCAAAGCTCAAGGGGGCTTATGTCATCGCAACGGATATAAACGAGTTCAAACTTAAGAAGGCAAAAGAATACGGTGCTGACAGGATCGTAAATGCAACTACAAAGTTGGATATAAAAGCAGATAAGATAATCGTCTGTACCGGAGCATACCAAGCCATAGTTCAGGCTTTTGAAACGATAGACAGAAAAGGCACTATTTTGCTGTTCGCGATACCTGACAGGAATATCGAAGTCCCGACGGTAGATTTCTGGAGGAATGAAATAACGATGACATCATCCTATGGTGCGGGCCCGGTCGATCTTGAAGAGGCATTGACGTTAATAAATAACAAAAAAGTAGATGTTAAATCTTTTATTACACACAAATTTCCTCTTAATGATATCCAAAAGGGATTTGACACGGCAGCAAGCGCGAAAGATTCTATGAAAGTATTAATCAAGCCCTAA
- the lsrF gene encoding 3-hydroxy-5-phosphonooxypentane-2,4-dione thiolase — protein MDWGMQNRLNNLMPGGRCFFMPIDHGYFQGPTSGLEKPRETVKPLLPYVDALFCTRGTLRACIDPKNTKPIVLRVSGGTSMVGKDLANEMITTSIDEIIALNASAVGVSVFIGSSYEKETLKNLTDMVNQCEKYGIPVMAVTAVGREMEKRDARYLSLCCRIAAELGAKVVKTYWCDGFEKVVEGCPVPVIIAGGPKCNTETEVFEFVHDGMKKGAVGINLGRNVWQSPHPVAIAKALQAIIHKNASVKEALSIFNSSK, from the coding sequence GTGGACTGGGGAATGCAGAATAGATTAAATAATCTTATGCCGGGCGGGCGGTGTTTTTTCATGCCCATTGATCACGGTTACTTTCAGGGCCCGACATCAGGGCTAGAAAAACCGCGGGAGACCGTAAAGCCGCTTCTTCCTTATGTAGACGCGCTTTTTTGTACGAGAGGCACCCTTCGTGCGTGCATAGATCCAAAAAACACAAAACCGATAGTGCTCAGGGTTTCCGGCGGAACCAGTATGGTCGGGAAAGATCTGGCAAACGAAATGATCACAACTTCGATAGATGAAATAATCGCTCTCAACGCGTCCGCGGTCGGGGTCTCGGTTTTTATCGGGAGCAGCTACGAGAAGGAAACTTTAAAGAACCTGACTGACATGGTAAACCAATGCGAGAAATATGGGATCCCCGTAATGGCAGTGACGGCCGTGGGCAGGGAAATGGAAAAGAGGGATGCCCGTTATTTATCATTATGCTGCCGGATAGCTGCGGAACTGGGTGCAAAGGTCGTGAAAACATACTGGTGCGATGGCTTTGAAAAGGTCGTTGAAGGCTGCCCTGTACCGGTGATCATAGCCGGAGGCCCTAAATGCAATACAGAGACAGAAGTTTTTGAGTTCGTACACGACGGGATGAAAAAAGGCGCGGTCGGGATAAATCTCGGGCGCAATGTCTGGCAGAGCCCGCATCCCGTAGCAATAGCAAAAGCCCTGCAGGCGATCATCCACAAAAATGCTTCGGTTAAGGAAGCTCTTTCTATCTTTAACAGCAGCAAATAG
- a CDS encoding adenine phosphoribosyltransferase: MPIKSRIRTVPHWPKQGIMFRDITTLLKDPVGLKLCIDDFMNRYKEKDIDMIAGIDSRGFIIGGALAFVLGKGFVPIRKKGKLPAEIEREEYSLEYGTDAIEIHKDAIAKGMKVLIIDDLLATGGTATAATKLVKKLGGDVIELAFIVDLPDLGGRKKLEDAGYSVYSQTEFEGD; the protein is encoded by the coding sequence ATGCCTATCAAATCAAGGATAAGGACCGTTCCGCACTGGCCCAAACAGGGGATCATGTTCCGTGATATTACCACTTTGCTCAAAGATCCCGTAGGCCTAAAACTCTGCATAGACGATTTTATGAACCGGTACAAAGAGAAAGATATTGATATGATCGCGGGGATCGATTCAAGGGGTTTTATTATTGGGGGTGCGCTCGCTTTTGTTCTGGGTAAAGGCTTTGTCCCTATAAGAAAAAAGGGGAAGCTTCCGGCAGAAATCGAAAGAGAAGAATACAGCCTTGAATACGGAACTGATGCCATCGAGATCCACAAAGACGCTATAGCAAAAGGAATGAAGGTCCTTATTATTGATGATCTTCTTGCCACCGGAGGCACGGCAACCGCAGCCACAAAACTCGTCAAAAAGCTTGGAGGAGATGTGATCGAGCTTGCTTTTATAGTCGATCTGCCTGACCTGGGTGGGAGAAAAAAGCTGGAAGACGCCGGTTACTCTGTGTACTCGCAAACAGAGTTTGAAGGAGATTAA
- the mtnA gene encoding S-methyl-5-thioribose-1-phosphate isomerase: MKVNKKHYRTVSMENGSVFMIEQNLLPFTFRVFRSKTYKETCVAIKKMTVRGAGAIGAAAGFAMAQAYLEAPERGFESFILKAKKEIESTRPTAQNLFYAVERVFKKGSGSKDPRKTALQEALAIADEDAESCRKIGQFGEKLIKSGYAVETHCNAGWLAFVDWGSALSPVYSAARKGKEVFVYVDETRPRSQGARLTAWELRNENIPHVIIPDNAGAYLMSGEKVDLMIVGADRIAANGDTANKIGTFEKAICAKEYGIPFYVAAPTSTFDLKCGSGKDIPIEERDMKEVLYQTGPDKKGVIRKILVCSPGSKALNPAFDVTPAKYITGIITEKGIIKPSTKAVRSLFAC, from the coding sequence ATGAAAGTCAACAAAAAACATTACCGGACTGTTTCGATGGAAAACGGTTCTGTGTTCATGATCGAACAGAACCTGCTGCCCTTCACTTTTAGAGTATTCAGATCTAAAACATATAAAGAAACCTGCGTAGCAATAAAGAAAATGACCGTACGCGGCGCGGGAGCCATAGGTGCCGCGGCCGGCTTCGCGATGGCACAGGCATATCTTGAGGCGCCTGAAAGGGGCTTTGAAAGCTTTATTCTCAAAGCTAAAAAGGAGATAGAATCCACAAGACCGACGGCCCAGAACCTCTTCTATGCGGTCGAGAGGGTCTTTAAAAAGGGCTCCGGCTCAAAAGATCCGCGCAAGACAGCTTTACAGGAAGCCCTGGCGATTGCTGACGAAGACGCTGAAAGCTGCAGAAAGATCGGACAGTTCGGGGAGAAACTGATAAAAAGCGGATACGCAGTTGAAACTCACTGCAATGCCGGCTGGCTTGCTTTTGTCGACTGGGGAAGCGCCCTGTCCCCTGTTTATTCCGCTGCCAGGAAAGGGAAGGAAGTATTTGTGTATGTGGATGAAACAAGACCGAGAAGCCAGGGTGCAAGGCTCACCGCATGGGAACTAAGGAACGAAAATATCCCACACGTGATAATCCCGGATAATGCCGGGGCATATCTGATGTCAGGGGAAAAAGTAGATCTTATGATTGTCGGCGCGGACAGGATAGCGGCCAACGGAGATACGGCAAACAAGATAGGCACATTTGAAAAAGCAATATGCGCCAAAGAATACGGAATTCCTTTCTATGTTGCCGCTCCCACCTCGACATTTGACCTGAAATGCGGTTCGGGAAAAGATATTCCTATCGAGGAAAGGGATATGAAAGAAGTCCTGTATCAGACGGGGCCTGATAAAAAAGGGGTCATCAGAAAAATTTTAGTCTGCTCTCCCGGATCCAAAGCGCTTAATCCCGCCTTTGACGTAACACCCGCAAAATACATAACAGGAATAATCACAGAAAAAGGGATAATAAAACCCTCGACGAAAGCGGTACGAAGTTTATTTGCCTGTTAA
- a CDS encoding DegT/DnrJ/EryC1/StrS family aminotransferase, with protein MPIPILDLKAEYRSIKSEIDTAVAQVLESGHFVLGPNVAALEKEIASYCGTKYGVAVASGTDALFLSLKALGIKEGDEVIIPTLTFFATAEAVSYTGARPVFADADPETHNIDVEKIKSSITKNTKAIMPVHLWGLPAEMEKIMGIAKENGLFVVEDCAQSIGSEYNDKKTGSFGNTGCFSFFPTKNLGAYGDAGMIVTDDEKIFEKLKLLHLHGSKARGVHEMIGYNSRLDELQAAVLRIKLKYIDIWNGKRRTNAKYYTSRFSQAGIKCPAEPEGFKHVYHQYTIEVDDREKVLKNLTEQGVSAFIYYPNPAHLQAPYRELGYGAGDFPAAEKIGTRMLSIPVHPFLSTEDVKAVADAVVEAVK; from the coding sequence ATGCCAATCCCGATCTTAGACTTAAAAGCCGAATATAGATCAATTAAAAGCGAGATCGACACCGCTGTTGCGCAGGTGCTTGAAAGCGGCCATTTTGTACTCGGGCCAAATGTGGCGGCACTGGAAAAAGAGATCGCTTCTTACTGCGGGACAAAATACGGCGTCGCGGTCGCTTCCGGGACAGACGCCCTTTTCCTTTCACTTAAAGCGCTCGGGATAAAGGAAGGGGATGAAGTAATAATCCCGACACTGACTTTTTTTGCGACAGCGGAAGCGGTGTCTTATACGGGAGCAAGGCCGGTCTTTGCGGATGCCGACCCGGAAACACATAATATCGATGTCGAAAAGATAAAAAGTTCGATAACAAAGAATACAAAAGCGATAATGCCCGTACACCTGTGGGGACTTCCGGCGGAGATGGAAAAGATAATGGGCATCGCAAAAGAAAATGGTCTTTTTGTTGTCGAAGATTGCGCGCAGTCGATAGGCTCGGAATATAATGACAAGAAAACAGGTTCTTTCGGGAATACCGGATGTTTTTCGTTCTTTCCGACAAAGAATCTCGGGGCTTACGGAGATGCGGGTATGATCGTTACGGACGATGAAAAGATATTTGAAAAATTAAAACTTCTGCATTTGCACGGAAGCAAAGCCCGCGGGGTGCACGAGATGATAGGGTATAATTCAAGGCTTGATGAGCTTCAGGCGGCGGTACTCAGGATAAAACTTAAATACATCGATATCTGGAACGGGAAAAGAAGGACCAACGCAAAATATTACACATCCAGGTTCTCACAAGCCGGGATAAAATGTCCTGCTGAGCCGGAAGGCTTTAAACATGTCTATCATCAATACACAATTGAAGTGGACGACAGAGAAAAGGTATTGAAAAACCTGACAGAGCAGGGTGTTTCTGCTTTTATCTATTATCCCAATCCCGCGCACCTTCAGGCTCCCTACAGGGAGCTTGGATACGGTGCAGGCGATTTTCCTGCGGCCGAAAAAATAGGAACCAGGATGCTTTCGATACCGGTGCATCCTTTCTTATCGACTGAGGATGTCAAGGCTGTAGCTGATGCCGTAGTGGAAGCAGTGAAGTAA